ACACCTCGGCCCCGGTGACCACCGCGGAGACGGCGGTCAGCCCGGACAGGGCGCGTTCGAAACGACCGTGCGCGACGTCGTGCAGAAGCTGCTCGGCCGGGTTGCGTCGTGAGAACTTCATCAACTGCTCCCTGTGCTCTTGCGGGCGGTGGCCAGGCAGAACGCGGCGGCGACGGCGGCGTCGAGCAGAGCCGGGCGGCGCCACCGCCGGTCCAGCGCGGCGAGGCCGAGGCAGGTGGCCGCGTGCACCCCGTCGACGGCGGCGGACACGGCCGACACGCCCGGCCCCGGCCGCAGCACCACCAGCCCGGCCTGGGCCAGGTGTCGCGCCCCGAGCACCCGCAGCACGGCCCGCGCGCGGCGGGGCTCGTCGGAACGGGGCCGGGTGGCGAGTACGAACACGGCGTCCGGTGCCGCCAGCAGAACCGCGCCCCAGACGGCGCGGACGGTGGCCGTCATCGGGCCCGAACCTGCGTGGCGACCAGCGCGGTCAGCGCCGCGGCGCCCATCGCGCCGAGCAACCCATGATGGCGCGACGCCCATACCTGGGGGCTGCGGCGGATCGAGCGCTCGTCGAACACGCCGTGGGCGCCGAAGTCCCGCCCGGCCGCGCCGTCGGCGGGCTCCCACAGGTTTGCAGGCTGCTCGGGGTCGCGCGGCTGCCCGGTCTGCTGCGAGGCGTAGCCGGTGCGGCCCAGGTAGCGGTCGAGCAGGCCCGGCGCGATCTTGTTCGCGACGATCGTGCCCACCGTGCTCGCCCCGACCCAGTACTCGCGGCGCCGGGGATGGTCCGCGGCGTACACCACCGCCCCGGCGGCCACCTCGGGCTGGTAGATCGGCGGCACCGGCTGGGCGTGGTGCGGCAGCCGGGACAGCACCCAGGAGAACTGCGGGGTGTTCACCGCCGGCATCTGCACCATCGTCACCGCCACCTTGCTGCCCCGGTGGCGCAGCTCGCACAGCAGCGACTCGTGGACGCCCCGAAGCGCGTGCTTCGCCCCGCAGTAGGCGCTCTGCAGCGGGATCCCGCGGAAGCCCAGCGCCGAGCCGACCTGCACGATCGTGCCGCGGTCCCGCGGCAGCATGCGGTCCAGCGCGGCGCGGGTGCCGTGCACGTAGCCCAGGTAGCTCACCTCGGTGACGCGGCGGAACTCCTCGGGCGCGATCTCGGTGAACGGCGCGAACACCGAGGTGAAGGCGACGTTGACCCACACGTCGATCGGGCCGAGCTCGCTCTCCACCCGCGCGGCGGCCGCCTCGACGGCCGCGTGGTCGGCGGTATCCACCGCGATCGGCAGTGCCGTCCCGCCGGCCCGTTCCACCTCCTTCGCCGCCGCGCGCAGCCCGACCTCGCCGCGGGCGAGCAGGGCGACGCGGGCGCCGCGCGCCCCGAACGCCACCGCGCTGGCCCGGCCGATCCCGCCGCTGGCTCCCGTGACGACCACGACCTGGCTCATGCCGCTCTCCTCATTCGTTGCTCGGTGGGCCGGACCCGGTAGCACTCGGCCACGTCGCGGCGCAGCGTCAGCCCGGTACCGGGCGCACCCGGGTCGGGCGTGACGGTGCCGCCGGTCGGGTCGAGGCAGCCCTCGAAGAACATCTGCTCGATCCGGACGTGGTCGTGGAACCACTCCAGGTGCACCACGTTCGGCGTGGCCGCCGCGACGTGCGCGTGCACATGTGGGGCGCAGTGCCCGGACACCGGCAGGTGGTGGGCGGCCGCGATCTCCGCGGCCGCGCGGAACCCGGTGATGCCGCCGCAGCGCGTCGCGTCGGCCTGCAGGCAGTCCACCGCGCCTGCCTCGCACATCCGGCGGAAATAAGTCGGGTCACCGCCGTACTCGCCCGCGGCGACGTCCGGTCGCACCGCGTCGCGGACCTCACGCAGCCCGGCGAGGTCGTCGGAGGAGACCGGCTCCTCGACCCACGTCACGTCCAGCTCGGCCGCGGCGGCCATGACCCGGATCGCCTGCTTGCGCCCGTAGGCGCCGTTGGCGTCGACGAACAGCTCGACGTCGCGCCCCACCACCTCGCGGGCCTGCGCCATCCGGCGCAGATCGCGCGCGGTGTCCGTGCCCCACGACTCCCCGATCTTGATCTTCACGCGGGGGATGCGCTGCTCGTGGGCCCAGCCGCCGAGCTGTTCGGCCAGCCGGCCGTCGCCGTAGGTGGTGAACCCGCCGCTGCCGTACACCGGCACCTCGGTCCGCACGGTGCCGAGCAGCCGGTGGAGCGGCAGGTCGAGCAGCCGGGCCTTGAGGTCCCACAGCGCGAGGTCGACGGCCGACAGCGCGTAGCCGGCGGCGCCGGTGCGCCCGGCGTTGCGCACGGCCACCACCATCGCCTCGTAGGCGGCGCCGACGTCGAGGGCGTCGCGGCCGAGGACCTGCCCGGCCAGCTGGTCGGTGACGATGCGGGTGCAGGCCGCGGGCCCGTAGGTCCAGCCGGTGCCGCAGGTGCCGCCGGCGCGCACCTGCACCAGCACCATCGTCGTGGCGTCCCAGGCCAGCGTGCCATCGGCTTCGGGCGCGTCGGTGGGCACCGTGAAGGCCGAGGCCTCCACGGACTCCACCGGGGTCGCCCCGCGCACCGCTCAGCCCTCCCGGTGCGGCAGGAACTCCTGCAGCTTGGTCTTCACGCCCTGTTTCAGCACGCCCCAGCGGTCCTCGTCGCCGGCCAGCATCGCCTTGGTCGCGCTGATCATCTGGTCGGTGGTGGCGTGCGGCGGGATCGGGGGCACGTTCGGGTCGCAGCGCACGTCGAGCACGGTGGGGCGGTCCGCGGCCAGCGCCCGGTCCCAGGCCGGCCCGATGTCGTCGGGCTTGTCCACGTGGATGGCCTGCAGGCCCAGGCCCGCCGCGAACCCCGCGTAGTCGACGTCGGGCAGCGACTGCGACTCCACGAACTTGGGCGCCCCGCTCATCGCCCGCATCTCCCAGGTGACCTGGTTGAGGTCGTCGTTGTGCAGCACCGCGACGACCAGCCGCGGGTCGGCCCACCGCTCCCAATAGCGCTTGATCGTGATCAGCTCGGCGAGGCCGTTCATCTGCATCGCGCCGTCGCCGGCGAACACGACGACCGGGCGGTCCGGGCAGGCGAACTTCGCCCCGATCCCGTAGGGCACGCCGGGGCCCATCGTGGCGAGGTTGCCCGACAGCGACCCGCGCATGCTGCCGCGGAAGCGCAGCAGCCGCGCGTACCAGTTGGCCGAGGACCCCGAGTCGGTGGTGACGATCGCGTCGTCGGGCAGCCGGTCGGACAGCTCGGAGAACAGCCGCATCGGGCTGACCGGGTCGGCCTCGACGGCGGCCTCCATCGCCATCGTCTCCCACCAGCGGGCCACGTCGGACTCGATGCCCTCGCGCCAGGACCGGTCGGCCTTGCGCTCCAGCAGGGGGATCAGCGCGCGCAGCGTGGCGGCGGCGTCGCCGACGAGGTTGACCTCGTAGGGGTAGCGCATCCCGATCATCGTCGGGTCGAGGTCGATCTGCACCGCGCGGGCCTGGTCGAACTCGGGAAGGAACTGGGTGTACGGGAAGCTGGACCCGACCGTCAGCAGCGTGTCGCAGCCCATCATCATCTCGTAGCTCGGGCGGGTGCCCAGCAGCCCGATCGACCCGGTCACCCACGCGGGCTCGTCGGAGAGCACGTCCTTGCCCAGCAGCGCCTTGGCCACGCCCGCGCCGAGCAGCTCGGCCACCTGCTCGATCTCGGCGGCCGCGCCGCGGGCACCGGACCCCACCAGCATCGCCACCCGCTCCCCCGCGTTGAGCACCTCCGCCGCGCGGCGCACGGCGGCGTCGTCGGGGGCGGTCTGCGGCCAGTCCACGCCCAGGCTGGAGGGCACCATCTTGAACTCGTGGGTCGGCGCGGAGTACTCGAGCTCCTGCACGTCGGACGGGATGATGATCGCCGTGGGTGCGCGGCGGGCGACCGCGGTGCGGACCGCCCGGTCGAGCACCCCGGGCAGCTGCTCGGGCACGGTGACCATCTGCACGTAGTCGCTCGCCACGTCCTTGAACAGGCTCAGCAGGTCGACCTCCTGCTGGTAGGACCCGCCCATCGCGCTGCGGTTGGTCTGCCCGACGATGGCCACCACCGGCACGTGGTCGAGCTTCGCGTCGTAGAGGCCGTTGAGCAGGTGGATCGCGCCGGGCCCCGAGGTCGCGACGCACACGCCGAGGCGTCCACCGAACTTCGCGTACCCGACGGCCTCGAACGCCGCCATCTCCTCGTGGCGAGCCTGCACGAACCGCGGACCGTCCTCCGCCCGCCCCCACGCGGCCAGCAGGCCGTTGATCCCGTCCCCCGCGTAACCGAAGACGGTCTCCACCCCCCACCCACGCAGCCGGTGCAGCAGGAAATCGGCGACGGTCGGTGCGGCCATCCGGTCCTCCTCGACGATCGGGTCAACGGGTCCTGACTCGCCAAAAGTCATTGCGTTTACGCATACGTTGCCTAAGTACCTGCTTCGGCGCAAGCGGTTCCCCGAAGTTCGAAGCCCCCTATGGCGCAGGTCACAGTATGTGCATGAGTGCTGTAAGTGCGTATGCGCAACGACTATCGTTACGCACACATAAGTGGGGTGTCGTCACAAGGAGGTAGTCCGATGAAGGTCGCCGACGTCCTGAGGAGCAAGGGCCGTGTCGTGGAGACGGTGCAGTCGTGGACCCCGGTGTCCGCGGCGATCCAGCGGCTGGTCGGGCCGCCGGCGATCGGCGCCCTCGTCGTCTCCGACGACGGCCACGGACGCGTCGACGGCATCCTCACCGAACGCGACATCCTCCGTGGCCTGCACCGGGCGGGCCCCGCCATGACCGATCGCGCGGTGGCCGAGTTCATGTCCCGACACGTGCCGACCTGCACGGACGAGGACACCCTCACGCAGGTGATGGCCGAGATGACGCGGTCCCGGCACCGCCACATGCCGGTCACCGACGACGGGGTGCTGTGCGGCCTGATCAGCATCGGCGACGTCGTGCGGCACCGGGTCGACGAGATGCGGATGGAGACCGACGTGCTGCGCGACCTGTATCTCGCCCGCCGCTGAGACGTCCCCTGGGGACCGGGGGCCGCGCGGGGTGGGCCCCGACCGGGCCCGTCAGTCGGCGGTGGTCCAGCCCAGCGACCACACCGCGCCGTCGGGGACCTCACCGGCCGCCGCCGCGAAGGCGCGCAGTACCGGTATCAGCGCGCGGCGCCGGCTCGGCGGCATCCGCCCGAGGATCTCGGCGATCGCGGTACGGCGCTCGCCCATCACCCGGTCGACCAGGGCGCGGCCGTCGGCGGAGAGCTCGAGCACGAGGTTGCGGCGGTCGGTCGGGTCGTCCCGGCGGTCCAGGAATCCGGCGACGACCAGCCTCTCGACCGCCCTGGTCGCGTTGGACGGATGCACGCCGAGACCCGCCGCGACCGCACCCAGGTTCAACCCGCCGCGGCTGCCGACCATGACCAGCACGCGCAGCTGTGGCAATGTGACCAGCTCGTCGACCGCCGCGACCGACTGCGCACTCACCGCCACCAGTACGCGGGTGGCGGCCATCACGACCTCGACCTCGAGGTCGTCGACGCGGCCGGTGACCTCTTGCTCCTCGCGCGTGCTCACGCGCTCAGTGTGCACCCCCGCCGCCCGGAGCGACACCCACCCCCGCAGCATATGCCTATACGCAACGGTTGCGATATACCGACAACCCGCAGCGCAACGTCCCGTTCGCGATCGTCGACTCCATCGCGATCACCGTGGTGATCTACATCCTGCTGCAGGTCGCGTTCCTCACCGCACTGCCCGCCGACGCACTCGCCGGCGGCTGGGCCACTCTCTCAGCCTCGGCGACGGCGAGATCGCCGGACCGCTGGCCGGACTGTCGCTGGTGCTGGGTGCGGTGCGGCTGGCCGTGCTGCTGCGCGTCGGCGCCGTGGTCTCCCCCCGCCGACACCGGCCTGATCTATGCCGGGGGCACCACCCGGCCGGCCTACGCGGGAGCTCGCAACGGCAACGCCCCGCAGGCCCTGACGAGGCTCACCTCCCGCGGCATACCGCGGGTGTCGATCCTGCTGATGTTCGTCGTCGGCTGCCTGTTCTTCCTGCCCTTCCCCGGGTGGCAGCAGTTCATCGGGTTCATCACCTCGGCCTTCGCGATCTCGTTCGGCGCCGGGCCGCTGGTCGTCGGGGCGCTGGGCCGCCAGCTGCCCGACCAGGACCGCCCCTTCCGCGTCCCAGGCGGCGACCTACTGCCCTACCTCGCGTTCCTCGCCTCGGGCCTGCTGGTGTTCTGGGCCGGCTGGGCGATCAACGAGAAGATGCTCATCGCCCTGCTCATCGGCTACGCCGTGTTCGCCGCCTACTCGATCTGCAACCGGGCCGCGATGCCGCCGCTGGAGCTGCGCGCCGCATCGTGGTTCCCGCTCTGGGTCGGCGGCCTCGCCGTGATCAGCTACCTCGGCGACGTCGACTCCGACGCACCCGCCGATCCCGGTCTGCTGCTGAACGGCGGGGACGGCCCGCTCGACCTGATCTGGGGGCCCGTCGCGGTGGCCGCGCTCAGCGCGGCGGTCTACGCCTACGCGATGGCCGTCCGGCTCCCGGCCGATCGGGCGGCGGCGAACATCAGCCGGCTGCCCGCGGACGAGCCGGAACTCCGCTGAGATCGCGGCGACGACCGGACTGTTCACGCGGGCAGCATGCGCGCGCCGCGCTCGACCGCGGCGCGGTGGCAGGGCAGCGCGGCGTCGCGGAGGTCGACCAGCATCGAGTCGAGTCGCCTGCGGGTCTGGGGGTCCTCGCCGCCGTAGTGCACGATCTCCTCGAGCGCCAGGTGCAGCAGCCCGGGGAACGTCGGTGTCTCGGTGATCAGGCGCAGCGTCCCCTCGGCGTCGGCGAACCGCCCCGACGGCGTGGGACGGGTGGCGATCCGGCGCAGCAGGTCGTGCAGGTGGTCGATCGCCTGGGCCGCTGTGGTCGGGTCGTTGAGCGAGGGCGACAGTGCCCGTTCGGCGATGTCGACGAGCTGCCGGAACCTCAACGTCACATCCTGCTCGTGGGTGCGCTCGGTGTCGAAACTCACGTACCGGCCCAGGTCGTGGGAGCAGTGCCCGTGCACGGCGATCAACGGCGCTCCCTCGGGCAGGAAGTCGCCGACCGCCGCGAGCATCGTGGACACCGCATCGCAGCGGGTGGCCCGGTCGACCAGTGCGCGGCGGTCGACCGCGACGATCACCCCGTGCCGTGCCGCGCGGACGATCCGGTCCGGCGCCCCCGCGGGACCGGCCGTCGTCGGCTCCGGCCCTTCGGTCGGGAAGGACGCGTCGAGTGCGGCCCGGGTCGCTCCCGCGATCCGCTCGACGATCTCGGCGATGCGGATCGAGTTGGCGATGTGGTGGATGTAGGCGATGAAGAAGGCGACGCTGGTGAGCACCAGCAGGAACGCCACCGTGATGCCGAGAGCAGGCACCACGGCACCCGACTCCGACGTCCCGCGCACCGCGCGCTGCAGCACCATCGCGTAGGTGAACGTCGCGACGAAGATCCCGAGCGTCCACTGGATCAGCCGGTCGCGCAGGAAGTCGCGCATCACCCGCGAGGTGAACTGGCCGGCTGCGAGCTGCAGCGCCACGATCGTGATCGAGAACACCAGGCCGGTGATCGAGATCATCGCCGAGGTGATCGAGGACAGGAAGCTCCGCGCGCTCTCCGGCCCGCCGGGGAAGACCGACGACTCGGGGACGAGGCCCTCGACCTCGGGCAGCAGCAACGCGAGCGTCAACGCCACCAGCACGCACACGGCCGGGACGAGCCAGAACGTGTTGCGCGACCAGATCAGCACCCTCACCGGGACGCCGCCGGACCGAGGGCGACGACGCCCTCTCGGGCCGTCGCGCCGTTGCCGCCGACCGGCGCCGTCAGGCGCAGGTCACCGATCACGCCGTGGTCCACGATCCGCCCGGGCATCGGGCACCTCCTCAATCGACGACCCCTGTGTATCACTCTTGCCGGACCACAACCGTTGCCGCGCGGGGCCTACACGTGTCGCGCACCGCACGCACATCGGTGAGCCGGCCGGGACGCGAGCAGTCCGCGGGCTAATTGTGCTCTTAGGCAAGCGTTGCGTTCTTGTAACCGAAAGCTCTGCCATGCCGGGTACCAAGGAGTCATGAGCGCTTCGAACGCCCGCGATCCCGAGCGGCTGCAGACCCCCGGCCGCGGACTGGTCCGGGCGAAGTGGGCCGCGGGTGCGGTCTCCCTGGTCGCGCTGGCCGGGATGTTCGTGACCTCGCTGCACCGGGCGCCGAACCCGGCCTTCTCGACACTCACCGCGGCCGCTGCGCTCGCGCTGGCCGTCGCCATGGCGGCCGGGGTGTGGCGCCGCCGACGCCGACCGCCGCACCGCCGATGAACCACACCGATCTCAGGAGCATCTCGTGCAGAACCCCAGCAAGGTCGTCGCCACCTACCGCGACTACGCCGACGCCCAGCGGGCCGTGGATGCGCTGGCCGACCAGCACTTCCCGGTCGGTGGCCTCGCGATCGTCGGCGCCAACCTGCAGTCCTACGAGCAGATCACCGGACGGCGCGGCTTCGCCCGGGCAGCCGGCTCCGGGTTCACCAGCGGCGCCCTCACCGGCGCACTCATCGGCTGGCTGCTCGGCATCTTCAACATCGCCCAGCCACTGGTGTCGGCGCTGGTGATGGCCCTGTTCGGGCTCGTCCTCGGTGGCGTCGTCGGGCTGGTCTCGGCCTGCTCGCCCACCTGGCCACCGGCGGACGCCGGGACTTCTCCTCGGTCTCCTCGGTCCGGGCCGAGCACTACGACGTGCTGGCCGTGACCGAGATCGCCGACGAGGCCGAGTTCGCGATCCGGGAGGTGAAACCCGCCGGTACCTGAACCGATCCGTCCGAACCGCTCGACGAAAGTGAGCCGAAGTGAAGCACCTTCCACGCCTGGCCGCGGTCGGCGCCACCGCCGCGCTGACCATCGCCCTCAGCGGGTGCGGCAACAGCGAGGAACCCGCCGCCGACCCGACCACCCCCGTCCCGAGCAGCAGCCCGAGCGCCACCCCGACCACCGGTGCCGACGAGCAGGGTGTCACCGCGATCTCCGACATCTACGGACCGGCGTGCGCGCAGGTCCCGGCCGAGGGCGAGGGGTCCGCGGAGGGCATGGTCGACGACCCGGTGGCGACCGCCGCGGGCAACAACCCGCTGCTCGGCACGCTGGCCCAGGCCGTCGAGGCGGCCGGGCTGGTCGACACCCTCAACGACCCCGAGGCGTCCTACACCGTGTTCGCCCCGGCCGACGCGGCGTTCGAGGCGCTGCCCGCCGGCACCCTCGACGCTCTGCTCGCCGACCCCCAGGGTCGGCTGACCGAGATCCTCACCTACCACGTCGTCCCGGAGCGCTACGACGCCGAGGGACTCGCCGAGGCGGGCACCGTCACCACCGTGCAGGGCGATCAGCTCGTCGTCTCCGGTGAGGCCACGGATCTCGTGATCGACGAGCAGGAGCAGGCCGCCGTGCTCTGCGGCAACATCCCGACGGCGAACGCCACCGTCTTCGTGATCGACAAGGTGCTGATGCCCCCGGCCCCCTGAGTTGATCACGTGCCCCGCGCGGGCGGCCCGTCGTCGGGCCGCCCGCGCACCCATCGACACCGGAGCCTCCGCTCGACACCGGAGCCTCCGCCCATGCCGTCCCCTGCCTGCGCCCGATCCATGCCGCACCCGTCGGGCTGCTCGCCGTCGCCTCGGCCCTCGCCGCGGGCCACCTCGTCGCCGGGCTGCTGCTGACCCCGTCCGGCTCCCCGTTCCTCGCCGTCGGCAACGCCGCGATCGACCGCACCCCGACCCCGGTGAAGAACTTCGCCGTGCAGCAGTTCGGCACGAACGACAAGCTCGCGCTGCTGGTCGGGATGGCCGCCGTCATCGCGCTCGTTGCCGTCGCCGCCGGGCTCCTGTCGCGGCGCACACCCGTACCCGGCCTCGTGATCGTCGGGCTGCTCGGTGTTCTCGGCCTGCTCGCGGCAGCCGAACAGGCCGCGTCCGCACCCGCCGTCCTGGCCCCGCTCACCTCCCTCGCCGTCGGGCTCGGGCTCTTCCGGGGACTGCACGGG
This sequence is a window from Pseudonocardia petroleophila. Protein-coding genes within it:
- a CDS encoding fasciclin domain-containing protein; the protein is MKHLPRLAAVGATAALTIALSGCGNSEEPAADPTTPVPSSSPSATPTTGADEQGVTAISDIYGPACAQVPAEGEGSAEGMVDDPVATAAGNNPLLGTLAQAVEAAGLVDTLNDPEASYTVFAPADAAFEALPAGTLDALLADPQGRLTEILTYHVVPERYDAEGLAEAGTVTTVQGDQLVVSGEATDLVIDEQEQAAVLCGNIPTANATVFVIDKVLMPPAP
- a CDS encoding APC family permease, giving the protein MRYTDNPQRNVPFAIVDSIAITVVIYILLQVAFLTALPADALAGGWATLSASATARSPDRWPDCRWCWVRCGWPCCCASAPWSPPADTGLIYAGGTTRPAYAGARNGNAPQALTRLTSRGIPRVSILLMFVVGCLFFLPFPGWQQFIGFITSAFAISFGAGPLVVGALGRQLPDQDRPFRVPGGDLLPYLAFLASGLLVFWAGWAINEKMLIALLIGYAVFAAYSICNRAAMPPLELRAASWFPLWVGGLAVISYLGDVDSDAPADPGLLLNGGDGPLDLIWGPVAVAALSAAVYAYAMAVRLPADRAAANISRLPADEPELR
- a CDS encoding enolase C-terminal domain-like protein → MEASAFTVPTDAPEADGTLAWDATTMVLVQVRAGGTCGTGWTYGPAACTRIVTDQLAGQVLGRDALDVGAAYEAMVVAVRNAGRTGAAGYALSAVDLALWDLKARLLDLPLHRLLGTVRTEVPVYGSGGFTTYGDGRLAEQLGGWAHEQRIPRVKIKIGESWGTDTARDLRRMAQAREVVGRDVELFVDANGAYGRKQAIRVMAAAAELDVTWVEEPVSSDDLAGLREVRDAVRPDVAAGEYGGDPTYFRRMCEAGAVDCLQADATRCGGITGFRAAAEIAAAHHLPVSGHCAPHVHAHVAAATPNVVHLEWFHDHVRIEQMFFEGCLDPTGGTVTPDPGAPGTGLTLRRDVAECYRVRPTEQRMRRAA
- a CDS encoding SDR family oxidoreductase — translated: MSQVVVVTGASGGIGRASAVAFGARGARVALLARGEVGLRAAAKEVERAGGTALPIAVDTADHAAVEAAAARVESELGPIDVWVNVAFTSVFAPFTEIAPEEFRRVTEVSYLGYVHGTRAALDRMLPRDRGTIVQVGSALGFRGIPLQSAYCGAKHALRGVHESLLCELRHRGSKVAVTMVQMPAVNTPQFSWVLSRLPHHAQPVPPIYQPEVAAGAVVYAADHPRRREYWVGASTVGTIVANKIAPGLLDRYLGRTGYASQQTGQPRDPEQPANLWEPADGAAGRDFGAHGVFDERSIRRSPQVWASRHHGLLGAMGAAALTALVATQVRAR
- a CDS encoding general stress protein, whose translation is MQNPSKVVATYRDYADAQRAVDALADQHFPVGGLAIVGANLQSYEQITGRRGFARAAGSGFTSGALTGALIGWLLGIFNIAQPLVSALVMALFGLVLGGVVGLVSACSPTWPPADAGTSPRSPRSGPSTTTCWP
- a CDS encoding thiamine pyrophosphate-requiring protein, whose amino-acid sequence is MAAPTVADFLLHRLRGWGVETVFGYAGDGINGLLAAWGRAEDGPRFVQARHEEMAAFEAVGYAKFGGRLGVCVATSGPGAIHLLNGLYDAKLDHVPVVAIVGQTNRSAMGGSYQQEVDLLSLFKDVASDYVQMVTVPEQLPGVLDRAVRTAVARRAPTAIIIPSDVQELEYSAPTHEFKMVPSSLGVDWPQTAPDDAAVRRAAEVLNAGERVAMLVGSGARGAAAEIEQVAELLGAGVAKALLGKDVLSDEPAWVTGSIGLLGTRPSYEMMMGCDTLLTVGSSFPYTQFLPEFDQARAVQIDLDPTMIGMRYPYEVNLVGDAAATLRALIPLLERKADRSWREGIESDVARWWETMAMEAAVEADPVSPMRLFSELSDRLPDDAIVTTDSGSSANWYARLLRFRGSMRGSLSGNLATMGPGVPYGIGAKFACPDRPVVVFAGDGAMQMNGLAELITIKRYWERWADPRLVVAVLHNDDLNQVTWEMRAMSGAPKFVESQSLPDVDYAGFAAGLGLQAIHVDKPDDIGPAWDRALAADRPTVLDVRCDPNVPPIPPHATTDQMISATKAMLAGDEDRWGVLKQGVKTKLQEFLPHREG
- a CDS encoding MarR family winged helix-turn-helix transcriptional regulator; translated protein: MSTREEQEVTGRVDDLEVEVVMAATRVLVAVSAQSVAAVDELVTLPQLRVLVMVGSRGGLNLGAVAAGLGVHPSNATRAVERLVVAGFLDRRDDPTDRRNLVLELSADGRALVDRVMGERRTAIAEILGRMPPSRRRALIPVLRAFAAAAGEVPDGAVWSLGWTTAD
- a CDS encoding CBS domain-containing protein, whose translation is MKVADVLRSKGRVVETVQSWTPVSAAIQRLVGPPAIGALVVSDDGHGRVDGILTERDILRGLHRAGPAMTDRAVAEFMSRHVPTCTDEDTLTQVMAEMTRSRHRHMPVTDDGVLCGLISIGDVVRHRVDEMRMETDVLRDLYLARR
- a CDS encoding DUF2254 domain-containing protein, whose translation is MRVLIWSRNTFWLVPAVCVLVALTLALLLPEVEGLVPESSVFPGGPESARSFLSSITSAMISITGLVFSITIVALQLAAGQFTSRVMRDFLRDRLIQWTLGIFVATFTYAMVLQRAVRGTSESGAVVPALGITVAFLLVLTSVAFFIAYIHHIANSIRIAEIVERIAGATRAALDASFPTEGPEPTTAGPAGAPDRIVRAARHGVIVAVDRRALVDRATRCDAVSTMLAAVGDFLPEGAPLIAVHGHCSHDLGRYVSFDTERTHEQDVTLRFRQLVDIAERALSPSLNDPTTAAQAIDHLHDLLRRIATRPTPSGRFADAEGTLRLITETPTFPGLLHLALEEIVHYGGEDPQTRRRLDSMLVDLRDAALPCHRAAVERGARMLPA